The region CATGCGCCTTCTCAATGGCCGCTTCAATTCCCCCGGCATAATCAATGTGATTATCCTTCAGCATGATCATATCATAAAGCCCAAAGCGGTGGTTTACACCCCCTCCGATCCGGACGGCTTCTTTTTCCAATAACCTGAAATTCGGAGTGGTTTTACGGGTATCGAGTACCCTGGTGTGGTAACCCTCCAGTTTCTGTACGTATTCCCGGGTGAGCGTCGCGATCCCACTCATTCGTTGCATGCAATTCAATACCAGTCGCTCACAGGAAAGAATGCTGTGTACAGAAGCTTCCACCTCAAAGGCTTTTTCCCCGGGCTGCATCGCCTCCCCGTCCTTTTTATACGGGTGAAAAACCGATTGGGGATCATGATACTGAAATATCTTTTCGGCTACTGCCATACCGGCCAGGATGCCTTCCTGCTTGATCTTGAGCACCGCCTTTCCCCGGGCTAAAGGGGAAATACAACTCAGGGTGGAGTGATCCCCTTCCCCAACATCTTCCGCGAGGGCGGAGACCACCAAATGGATCAAGGATGAATCAAAGGAACTCATGGCGCAAAGCTATCAAAAAAGGATCGCCCCGCGCGATTGGCACGGGGCGATTAAAAAATTACTCTTCTGTTTATTACTGTTGCTGTATCCTTAATTCCTGGATCAGCATCTTGTCATTCTTATTCTTCATGAACACATTCACCCGGTAATTTCCGCTCTTTGTTTGGAGCGTACCGATGCAATACTGACTGTTGTTTCCATCACTCTCCCCTTTGTGCTTTACCTCAAAGGTTTTGACCCCGGTTGTGGCAAAGAAATCTTTCAGGATCAATTCTGCCTGACTTTTGCTGTAACTGTTGCTTTTGTCGGGCATGGTGATATCCACATAGGCATCAAAATACCGGGCCAGGTTGGAACTGTTTCCAGATTTCAACGCGCCGATCACACTCTCTATTCCACTTTGAAGGGTAAAAGAGCTGAGCGTAAAGAGCAGCACTACACCAACTAAAGGTATTTTTTTCATGTTCTGATGGTTTTCATAAGGATTTAATCGAAAAACATGCCATACTAAAAAAGGGGCGTATGGGGAAACTAAAATACTAAATATCAAGCTGTTTTCATAGCATAAACCCAAAATGAATTAGCTTTGCACTGAATTTTCTATTGATAATGAGCGCATTTCGCATAACTTACCATTAGATATGAATAACGGTAAAAAAGTTGCATTGATCATCATGGATGGATGGGGACTTGGAAAGGTCAAATCGGCCGATGCCATCCAGCACGCAAAGACCCCTTTTGTCAGTTCCCTGTATAGTAAATACCCCAACACCACCCTGACCACCTGTGGAGAATTGGTGGGTTTGCCCGATGGGCAAATGGGTAATTCAGAAGTGGGGCACCTCAATCTTGGCGCCGGCCGGATCGTTTACCAGGAATTACAACGGATCAATGTGGCCATCCGCGAAGGTGAATTTGCCAGAAATAATACCATGCTTGCCGCCATTCATTATGCGCGTGACAATAAGAAAGCACTTCACCTGATCGGCCTGGTGAGCGATGGTGGTGTCCACTCGCATATCAACCACCTCAAGGCCCTCATCGATGTGTGCAAAGCGGAAGGGTTGACCGAGGTCTATATACACGCTTTTACGGATGGCCGGGACTGTGATCCCAAGAGCGGTCTGGGTTTTATCAAAGAATTACAGCTTCACCTCAACCAATCCGTGGGAAAGATCGCCACCGTGAGCGGACGGTATTATGCCATGGACCGGGATAAACGTTGGGAAAGAGTAAAACTGGCTTATGACGCACTGGTAAACGGAATTGGAGTAAAAGATACAGATGCCATCGCCGCGGTGGAACACGCTTATGCGCAGGACATCACCGATGAATTCATCAAACCAACCG is a window of Chitinophagales bacterium DNA encoding:
- the nadC gene encoding carboxylating nicotinate-nucleotide diphosphorylase, with protein sequence MSSFDSSLIHLVVSALAEDVGEGDHSTLSCISPLARGKAVLKIKQEGILAGMAVAEKIFQYHDPQSVFHPYKKDGEAMQPGEKAFEVEASVHSILSCERLVLNCMQRMSGIATLTREYVQKLEGYHTRVLDTRKTTPNFRLLEKEAVRIGGGVNHRFGLYDMIMLKDNHIDYAGGIEAAIEKAHAYVHNSGKDLKIEVETRSLEDVKKVVAVGKGKVFRIMLDNFTPEKIREALGVIQGDFETEASGGINLENITTYAATGVDYVSVGALIHQAKSLDLSLKAIVV
- a CDS encoding DUF4783 domain-containing protein, which codes for MKKIPLVGVVLLFTLSSFTLQSGIESVIGALKSGNSSNLARYFDAYVDITMPDKSNSYSKSQAELILKDFFATTGVKTFEVKHKGESDGNNSQYCIGTLQTKSGNYRVNVFMKNKNDKMLIQELRIQQQ